taaaatccatggtatatcaggaGTGTGACCTTCTTGTTTGGGAAATCAATACATGGTCCAACTGTTGTGAGAAATGGAGTGAGGTCATCTTCAAGACAGTGAGTTCTATAGGAATTGTGCATTCTCCAATCTTCAAAGGGAAGTCCTTGATGAGGCCAATTGGGGTTGTAGAAGATGAATCCCCGAACATGAGAGAAGATGTGTTTGGCTCCATGCTCTCAATACCAAGACTTTTCACCATTTCCAatgagatcacattcacacttgcaccCGAATCAACCAAAGCATCATCCATAGTGATCTtaccaagggagcaagacaatgtGAACTTTCCTTGAGACTCTAGCTTAGGGAGGGACTGTGGAGGGActggtggatcaatcttcaAAATGGAGATGTCCAAAAGCTCGACCACTTCTGCTTGGTGGTCTAGAATGTCCTTGATGAGCATCATTTGGACATGAGCTTCACGCATATCGGAGATTTCTGGGAGCCTGACCCCAACATCACTAAGACCTTTCctgaacttggagataaccttctTCTGAGCTTGGGTGAGGACCCTTTGTGGAAATGGGAGTGGGACCTCATATGGTGGTAGCTCAACCTCAGGAGCTTCTTCCAGCTTGACCGCCTTCAGCTTATGGTCAGCTCTCCTCTCAACCGGTTTCTCATCCCTAGGCTCAGCTCTCGGCAGATTCGTTGCTTCAACCTTCCTTTCTGCTTGTACCTGACCCTTTCCGTAGTCTTATCCACCATCTGTGCTTCAGCTATTGCTACAACCAATTTCTCAACTTTCCCAAGTTCAGTCTCAAACACTAGCTTCTCAATCTCATCTACTTCTTTTTCATAATCACTCAGCCCAAtctctgaagaagtagtagagatgataacattgcaagactccttGGGATTCTTTTCTGGTTTTCCTGGTAGAGATCCCATTGAGCTCTTGGAAGATGATGGCATAGAGGCGACCTGACTCTCCAAAGCGTTGaagtgatataccatggattttacccgttttta
This region of Raphanus sativus cultivar WK10039 unplaced genomic scaffold, ASM80110v3 Scaffold2684, whole genome shotgun sequence genomic DNA includes:
- the LOC130505901 gene encoding uncharacterized protein LOC130505901, which codes for MVYHFNALESQVASMPSSSKSSMGSLPGKPEKNPKESCNVIISTTSSEIGLSDYEKEVDEIEKLVFETELGKVEKLVQAERKVEATNLPRAEPRDEKPVERRADHKLKAVKLEEAPEVELPPYEVPLPFPQRVLTQAQKKVISKFRKGLSDVGVRLPEISDMREAHVQMMLIKDILDHQAEVVELLDISILKIDPPVPPQSLPKLESQGKFTLSCSLGKITMDDALVDSGASVNVISLEMVKSLGIESMEPNTSSLMFGDSSSTTPIGLIKDFPLKIGECTIPIELTVLKMTSLHFSQQLDHVLISQTRRSHS